From Argopecten irradians isolate NY chromosome 2, Ai_NY, whole genome shotgun sequence, the proteins below share one genomic window:
- the LOC138316441 gene encoding cyclic nucleotide-binding domain-containing protein 2-like — MELPSQKAHLDYCWGTCAQGPQVMAVGIPSQPDDHQDSDIHQDSDDHQMAGVPGKTNWTEEQRDLVDILTMATCHKNFTRQTTDLSYCASTSQLCFSREESSFSMNTGRYTATPCLITQQNTRHGLNSKITKFDSTAIRNRLKSERSRRRSAKTERSNGGSHRQSLVSDNKDEVRQPNAQAFNRFRVAILCVRVLVRWLRIIISISDRMTSRTATEEQWYTLYNSSEARALAFNKSMFSRERTFTKVPKWAKDIFDQEPETRTESDCRKIHALLRGLKSFDKFTEKIQMSMCRAFRYICVQHGRVILRRGHVGFNFYFIYSGSVFVNLEDRNIDGEKFEKTETVLVRGDAFGELALLQDIRRTASITCRETCEMLVVDKDTFAKVCPKIFEAELEEKERFLCEMPLFDNKVWTKEMIKSICTEAQIQEYKTNKVIVLDTDEEWIYVCMEGKCQIIRRVALDVKTCHKKSSETKRPSTPMLSDEVLDILGKLKTIQDNKNKLDSESADSDDEIGKERMLDSMSLEYRRDGRTKDYVTTLLEQRRRLMKKPDREKVTDKKEEKSLKDLTTLTSLMAQNKKSPDGKDYVYLEIGGLKSKDTFDLFCIMYPSRRPSNSTLILVSLGTRMLRIKRKNFLNTSSHEALLHAKQLAKEERYPSEEMLMRSYREKTKWDNYKSKVVNEVVGPHLKKNGRFSNISKDQLNILKKRNEQKANLLSTLRKNVIISEATEKDEEDADSGDDSFPKTVAVASPPKRGKGAFAIAYCW, encoded by the exons ATGGAACTGCCGTCACAGAAAGCCCACCTGGATTATTGTTGGGGCACCTGTGCCCAAGGTCCACAAGTAATGGCTG TTGGTATTCCTAGCCAACCAGAcgaccatcaggatagtgacatcCATCAGGATAGTGATGACCATCAGATGGCAGGCGTTCCTGGAAA GACAAATTGGACGGAGGAACAACGTGACCTTGTTGATATACTTACCATGGCAACATGTCATAAGAATTTTACACGACAAACCACTGATCTTTCTTATTGTGCATCGACATCCCAGTTATGTTTTTCCAGGGAGGAAAGCAGTTTTTCCATGAACACGGGGCGATATACCGCTACACCTTGTCTGATAACACAACAGAATACCCGACATGGGTTGAACAGTAAGATAACAAAATTCGATTCCACAGCTATCAGGAACAGGTTAAAATCGGAAAGATCGAGACGCCGTTCGGCAAAAACGGAGAGAAGCAATGGGGGATCACATCGTCAGAGTCTAGTTTCCGATAATAAGGATGAAGTCCGACAACCAAATGCTCAG GCTTTCAACCGTTTCCGAGTAGCTATACTCTGTGTGCGAGTTCTGGTCCGATGGCTACGGATTATCATTTCAATCAGTGATCGTATGACGTCACGAACGGCAACAGAGGAACAATGGTACACACTGTATAATAGTAGCGAGGCTCGCGCCTTGGCCTTCAACAAGTCCATGTTCTCAAGAGAGAGA acATTTACCAAGGTACCGAAATGGGCAAAAGATATTTTTGACCAGGAGCCAGAGACAAGGACAGAAAGTGACTGCCGGAAAATCCACGCTCTACTGAGGGGTCTCAAAAGCTTCGACAAATTTACAGAGAAGATACAGATGTCGATGTGTCGCGCCTTTCGATATATATG TGTCCAGCATGGTCGAGTTATCCTAAGACGGGGCCATGTAGGCTTTAATTTTTACTTTATATACTCCGGGTCCGTGTTTGTAAACCTAGAGGATCGCAATATCGACGGCGAAAAGTTTGAAAAGACTGAAACCGTCCTGGTTCGTGGAGATGCTTTTGGG GAGCTAGCCCTACTCCAGGACATTCGCCGCACGGCCTCAATCACGTGCCGAGAGACGTGTGAAATGCTGGTCGTGGATAAAGATACGTTTGCCAAAGTTTGCCCAAAAATCTTTGAGGCGGAACTCGAGGAAAAGGAACGCTTTTTATG TGAGATGCCATTGTTCGACAACAAAGTATGGACAAAAGAAATGATCAAGAGCATTTGTACGGAAGCTCAAATTCAGGAG TACAAGACCAACAAAGTCATTGTGCTGGACACAGACGAGGAATGGATTTACGTCTGTATGGAG GGAAAATGCCAGATTATCAGGAGAGTTGCTTTAGATGTAAAAACGTGCCACAAGAAATCGTCAGAGACAAAACGGCCATCAACACCAATGTTATCCGACGAGGTCTTGGACATCCTAGGAAAACTGAAAACCATCCAGGACAATAAAA ataaactAGATTCAGAATCAGCGGATTCCGATGATGAAATCGGCAAGGAAAGGATGTTGGATTCTATGTCGCTAGAGTACCGGCGAGACGGCAGG ACTAAGGATTACGTTACCACTCTTTTGGAACAG CGCCGTCGGTTGATGAAAAAACCCGACCGAGAAAAAGTCACTGACAAAAAGGAAGAGAAGTCACTGAAGGACCTCACCACTCTCACGTCCCTGATGGCACAGAATAAGAAAAGTCCAGATGGGAAGGATTATGTATATCTTGAAATAGGCGGTTTGAAGAGCAAGGATACATTT GACTTATTCTGCATCATGTATCCATCGAGACGTCCGTCAAATAGTACTTTGATCTTGGTGAGCCTTGGTACCCGGATGTTAAGGATCAAACGAAAGAATTTTCTTAATACGTCAAGTCACGAAGCACTATTGCATGCTAAGCAATTAGCTAAGGAGGAGAG ATATCCTAGCGAAGAAATGCTTATGAGATCATACCGTGAAAAGACAAAGTGGGATAACTACAAATCAAAAGTTGTCAATGAAGTTGTTGGACCACATCTAAAGAAAAATGGTCGATTTTCAAACATTTCTAAAGATCAACTTAATATCCTGAAGAAACGAAATGAACAGAAAGCCAATCTTTTATCTACTCTACGAAAAAACGTGATTATATCAGAGGCGACGGAGAAAGATGAAGAAGATGCAGACAGCGGCGATGACAGTTTCCCAAAAACTGTTGCTGTTGCCTCACCACCTAAAAGGGGCAAAGGAGCTTTTGCCATTGCATACTGTTGGTAG
- the LOC138314474 gene encoding CDGSH iron-sulfur domain-containing protein 3, mitochondrial-like has product MKSRFICGSGADSTPDCGQQIKMAQRKAFCSGVTFLKHRTIFKNFTRTCSSSSKKPIQPKEVKHPETDLASQYPDTSIVKGRVAEKTPFRIELQAGKRYSWCACGHSHSQPFCDGNHKRKQEELKNPRLMPLRFKVEETKEYWLCRCKQTDNPPFCDGSHKEPEVANINRIFPTT; this is encoded by the exons ATGAAATCAAGGTTTATTTGTGGTTCTGGGGCCGATTCTACACCTGACTGTGGACAACAAATTAAAATGGCACAACGCAAAGCTTTTTGTTCCGGGGTCACCTTCTTGAAACACCGGACGATTTTCAAG aatttcacTAGAACCTGTAGCAGCTCTTCCAAAAAACCTATCCAACCGAAGGAGGTCAAACATCCCGAGACAGACCTGGCCTCACAATACCCAgatacaagtattgtaaagggTCGAGTGGCAGAAAAAACGCCGTTCAGGATAGAACTTCAGGCAGGAAAGAGATACTCATGGTGTGCCTGCGGACACAGTCATTCACAG CCTTTTTGTGATGGGAACCACAAGCGCAAACAAGAAGAATTGAAAAACCCTCGATTGATGCCTTTACGATTTAAAGTGGAAGAAACAAAGGAGTATTGGCTGTGTCGTTGTAAACAAACTGATAACCCTCCATTCTGTGATGGTAGCCACAAAGAGCCTGAGGTAGCCAacatcaacaggattttcccaACAACATAG